Proteins found in one Mytilus edulis chromosome 2, xbMytEdul2.2, whole genome shotgun sequence genomic segment:
- the LOC139510490 gene encoding ctenidin-3-like translates to MKLLILLITIAVAAANYGKMGGGWYGGGMGYGRMGGGYRGMGYGGMGGGYGGMGYGGYRRMMYGGSRYGYGGMGGYGGMMGGYGGMGGYGGMMGGYGGMGGYGGMMGGYGGMGGYGRMMGGYGGMMGGYGGMGGYGGMMGGYGGMMGGYGGMGGRKYGGYWPRTKKASVY, encoded by the exons ATGAAGCTGCTAATTCTTTTAATCACCATAGCTGTTGCAGCTGCTAATTATGGAAAAATGG gaGGAGGGTGGTATGGTGGAGGAATGGGATATGGTAGAATGGGCGGCGGATACAGGGGAATGGGATATGGTGGAATGGGCGGCGGATACGGGGGAATGGGATACGGTGGATACAGACGAATGATGTATGGAGGCAGTAGATATGGATACGGTGGAATGGGCGGATACGGAGGAATGATGGGTGGATACGGTGGAATGGGCGGATACGGAGGAATGATGGGTGGATACGGTGGAATGGGCGGATACGGAGGAATGATGGGTGGATACGGTGGAATGGGCGGATACGGAAGAATGATGGGTGGATACGGTGGAATGATGGGTGGATACGGAGGAATGGGCGGATACGGTGGAATGATGGGAGGATACGGGGGAATGATGGGTGGATATGGAGGAATGGGCGGAAGAAAATATGGAGGATATTGGCCACGCACTAAAAAAG CGAGTGTTTACTAG
- the LOC139510489 gene encoding ctenidin-3-like, with translation MKLLILLITIAVAAANYGKMGGGWYGGGMGYGRMGGGYGGMGYGGYRRMMYGGSRYGYGGMGGYGGMMGGYGGMGGYGGMMGGYGGMGGYGGMMGGYGGMMGGYGGMMGGYGGMGGYGGMMGGYGGMMGGYGVMGGRKYGGYWPRTKKASVY, from the exons ATGAAGCTGCTAATTCTTTTAATCACCATAGCTGTTGCAGCTGCTAATTATGGAAAAATGG gaGGAGGGTGGTATGGTGGAGGAATGGGATATGGTAGAATGGGCGGCGGATACGGGGGAATGGGATACGGTGGATACAGACGAATGATGTATGGAGGCAGTAGATATGGATACGGTGGAATGGGCGGATACGGAGGAATGATGGGTGGGTACGGTGGAATGGGCGGATACGGAGGAATGATGGGTGGATACGGTGGAATGGGCGGATACGGAGGAATGATGGGTGGATACGGAGGAATGATGGGTGGATACGGTGGAATGATGGGTGGATACGGAGGAATGGGCGGATACGGTGGAATGATGGGAGGATACGGTGGAATGATGGGTGGATATGGAGTAATGGGCGGAAGAAAATATGGAGGATATTGGCCACGCACTAAAAAAG CGAGTGTTTACTAG